The sequence below is a genomic window from Photobacterium atrarenae.
GCTCAGCTGGCAAAACGGTATAATGTGCCGCAAAAGCTGCGTAGTGAGTTTAAAGATCGCATTGATGAGCTACGTGGGATTGAAAGTCGCATGAAGGGCAAAGTCGATAAGCTCAAGCGTGACGGCGAGCTGATGAGCGCTGCCGATCGCACCAAGCTGCAGCGTGAGATGGCGGCACTGGAGTCTGATTATAAGCTGAAGGCCAAGGCGCTGGCTGAAGATCAACGCCGTCGCGGCGCTGAGGAAGAGCAGAAGCTGGTCCAGAAAATCCGTAAAGCCATTCAGGATGTGGCTAAGCGTGAAGGCTATGATCTGGTGCTAGATGCCAATGCCGTGCTGCATGCGAGCCCGAAAGATGACTTGTCTTCCAAAGTAATTGCTGCGGTGAAATAAGCGCAGCATTACGCCTTGCAGGCAGTGAAAGCGATTAAAGTCGAAAGCGGATGGTGACCACCGGTGGCCATCCCTTTCGCTTTGCTGTTTCTGGGGACCTGCGGGTCGTCGCTCACTGCGAAACCATGACAAAAATTTAAGGTAACACATGGCTGGAATTACTCTTGCTGAAATAGCAACGAAACTGGGGGCAGAGCTACGCGGAGATGGCGCTGTCAGCATTGAATCGATCGCGGGCACCAACCAGGCCGGGCAGGGCGATATTACGTTTTTGTCGAGTAGTAAGTACCGCAAGCACCTGGCCGAATGCCAGGCTTCAGCAGTGATCCTGAAAGAAGCGGACCTGCCTTATTTTGACGGTAATGCGCTGGTGATGAACGACCCGTACCTGGGTTATGCCCGGGTTGCTCAACTGCTGGATACCACGCCGGCTGCGGCGAGCGAGATTGCCCCAAGCGCCTTTGTTGCCGATGATGTGGTACTGGGTGAAGGTGTGGCGATCGGCCACAATGCCGTAATTGAATCCGGTGCCAAGATTGGGGACCACGCCCAGATTGGCCCGGGTTGTTTTGTCGGTAAAAATGCCGAGATTGGCGCGCGAACCAAAATCTGGGCCAATGTGAGCATTTACCATAACGTGGTACTGGGCAGTGACTGTCTGGTCCAGTCCGGGACCGTGATCGGTGCGGACGGCTTCGGGTACGCTAACGACAAAGGCGAGTGGGTCAAGATCCCGCAATTGGGGACGGTACGGATCGGCAGCCGGGTTGAGATTGGTGCCTGTACCACGATTGATCGCGGCGCCCTGGAAGACACCATCATCGAAGATAACGTGATTATCGATAACCAGATGCAAATTGCCCATAACGTGCAGATTGGATACGGCACCGCGATGGCGGGCGGCACGATTGTGGCCGGCAGTACCAAGATTGGCAAATACTGTATCATTGGCGGCGCTTCTGTGCTCAACGGTCACATTGAAATCGCTGATGGCGTGACGATTACCGGCATGGGCATGGTGATGCGTAGTATCGAAGAGAAAGGGATGTACTCCTCGGGGATCCCGCTGCAGCCGAATAAAGAATGGCGTAAGACCGCAGCGCGCACGATGAAGATTGACGAGATGAACAAGCGTCTCAAGGCGGTTGAGAAAAAGCTGGATGAGAACAGCTGAACGCGATAGATGAGATTGAACAGGTCCGCACACTCTGCGGATCTTTTTGCGGTAGAATAAGCCGATATTGACCTTTATTTAAGACAGGAATGCAGTTTTGACGAGCGAAAACAAGACGCTAAATATCACCGAGATTCAGGAACTCCTGCCTCACCGCTACCCGTTTCTGATGATTGATCGCGTGGCCCATTACGAAGAAGGGAAAACCCTGACCGCGATTAAGAATGTCTCGGTCAACGAGCCGCAATTTACCGGCCACTTCCCGAAGATGCCGGTTTTTCCGGGGGTGATGATCCTCGAAGCCATGGCTCAGGCGACCGGCCTGCTGGCATTCAAGACCTTCGGTGCTCCGGCTGAAAATGAACTGTATTACTTCGCCAGTATTGATAACGCCAAGTTCCGCAAGCCGGTGGGTCCGGGCGATCAACTGATCATTGAAGTGGAATTCCTGAAAGAGCGTCGTGGCATTGCTATGTTTAATGGGGTTGCCAAAGTTGATGGCGACGTGGTGTGCTCTGCCGAACTTAAATGTGCAAGACGAGAGTTTTCATGATTCACGAAACAGCCCAAATCCACCCGTCAGCAGTCGTCGAAGCCGGGGCCATTCTCGGTGCGAATGTGACCGTTGGCCCGTTTAGCTACATTGGCGCTGATGTCGAGATCGGTGAAGGGACAGAGATCATGTCCCATGTGGTCGTCAAAGGCCCGACCAAGATCGGTCGTGAGAACCGGATCTTCCAGTTCGCCTCGATTGGCGAAGAGTGTCAGGACCTGAAATATGCCGGTGAGCCGACCCGTCTGGAGATTGGCGATCGCAACACCATCCGTGAAAGCGTAACCATGCACCGCGGCACGGTGCAGGACAACGGGATCACCAAGGTAGGCAATGACAACTTGTTCATGATTAACGCCCACGTAGCACATGACTGCGTGGTCGGTGATCGCTGTATTTTTGCCAATAACGCGACTTTGGCTGGCCACGTGACTGTGGGCAACCACGCGATTGTCGGCGGGATGTCAGCCATTCACCAGTTCTGCACCATCGGTGATCACTGCATGCTGGGCGGCGGCTCGATTGTGGTTCAGGATGTGCCGCCGTATGTGATGGCACAGGGGAACCACTGTGCGCCGTTTGGTATCAACGTCGAAGGCCTCAAGCGCCGTGGCTTTGAAAAAGAAGAGATCAAAGCCATCCGTGCGGTATACAAGGCACTTTATCGTTCAGGCAAGACCCTGGCGGAAGTGAAGCCGGAAATCGAAGCACTGGCGAAAACCCATGCGGCAGTGCAACGGTTTGTCGACTTTTTCGAGCAATCAACGCGCGGAATCATTCGCTGAATATGACCAAGCCACTTCGAATTGGAATTGTCGCCGGGGAAATCTCCGGCGATATTTTAGGGGCCGGATTTATCCAGGCGATCAGACAGGAGTACCCGGACGCCGAGTTTGTCGGCATCGCCGGCCCGCGGATGCAGGCCGCCGGGTGTGAAACCCTGTTTGACATGGAGGAGCTGGCGGTGATGGGGATTGTTGAAGTCCTCGGCCGGTTGCCGCGCCTGCTGAAAGTCAAAGCCGAGCTGGTGAAGTATTTCAGTGATAACCCGCCGGATGTATTTGTCGGTATTGATGCCCCGGACTTTAATCTGCGCCTGGAGCGCGACTTAAAGCAGCGCGGGATCAAAACCGTGCATTACGTCAGCCCGTCGGTTTGGGCCTGGCGCCAGAAGCGGATCTTCAAGATTGAGGCTGCCACCAACCTGGTGCTGGCATTCCTGCCGTTCGAGAAGGCGTTCTACGACAAATTTAATGTCCCGTGTGAGTTTGTCGGCCATACCATGGCCGATGCGATCCCGCTGGAAACCGATCAGCGGGCGGCACAGGACCTGCTGGGACTCGATCGCAGCAAACGCTGGCTGGCGGTATTGCCCGGCAGCCGGGGCAGCGAGATGGGCATGCTGGCCGCGCCGTTTATCGAAACC
It includes:
- a CDS encoding OmpH family outer membrane protein, with the translated sequence MKQWIKAAGLSLVIISSSMYAHAAEAAQKVGYVATGQAMAQLAKRYNVPQKLRSEFKDRIDELRGIESRMKGKVDKLKRDGELMSAADRTKLQREMAALESDYKLKAKALAEDQRRRGAEEEQKLVQKIRKAIQDVAKREGYDLVLDANAVLHASPKDDLSSKVIAAVK
- the lpxD gene encoding UDP-3-O-(3-hydroxymyristoyl)glucosamine N-acyltransferase; amino-acid sequence: MAGITLAEIATKLGAELRGDGAVSIESIAGTNQAGQGDITFLSSSKYRKHLAECQASAVILKEADLPYFDGNALVMNDPYLGYARVAQLLDTTPAAASEIAPSAFVADDVVLGEGVAIGHNAVIESGAKIGDHAQIGPGCFVGKNAEIGARTKIWANVSIYHNVVLGSDCLVQSGTVIGADGFGYANDKGEWVKIPQLGTVRIGSRVEIGACTTIDRGALEDTIIEDNVIIDNQMQIAHNVQIGYGTAMAGGTIVAGSTKIGKYCIIGGASVLNGHIEIADGVTITGMGMVMRSIEEKGMYSSGIPLQPNKEWRKTAARTMKIDEMNKRLKAVEKKLDENS
- the fabZ gene encoding 3-hydroxyacyl-ACP dehydratase FabZ, whose translation is MTSENKTLNITEIQELLPHRYPFLMIDRVAHYEEGKTLTAIKNVSVNEPQFTGHFPKMPVFPGVMILEAMAQATGLLAFKTFGAPAENELYYFASIDNAKFRKPVGPGDQLIIEVEFLKERRGIAMFNGVAKVDGDVVCSAELKCARREFS
- the lpxA gene encoding acyl-ACP--UDP-N-acetylglucosamine O-acyltransferase, which gives rise to MIHETAQIHPSAVVEAGAILGANVTVGPFSYIGADVEIGEGTEIMSHVVVKGPTKIGRENRIFQFASIGEECQDLKYAGEPTRLEIGDRNTIRESVTMHRGTVQDNGITKVGNDNLFMINAHVAHDCVVGDRCIFANNATLAGHVTVGNHAIVGGMSAIHQFCTIGDHCMLGGGSIVVQDVPPYVMAQGNHCAPFGINVEGLKRRGFEKEEIKAIRAVYKALYRSGKTLAEVKPEIEALAKTHAAVQRFVDFFEQSTRGIIR
- the lpxB gene encoding lipid-A-disaccharide synthase — protein: MTKPLRIGIVAGEISGDILGAGFIQAIRQEYPDAEFVGIAGPRMQAAGCETLFDMEELAVMGIVEVLGRLPRLLKVKAELVKYFSDNPPDVFVGIDAPDFNLRLERDLKQRGIKTVHYVSPSVWAWRQKRIFKIEAATNLVLAFLPFEKAFYDKFNVPCEFVGHTMADAIPLETDQRAAQDLLGLDRSKRWLAVLPGSRGSEMGMLAAPFIETCKLLKQQHPDLGFVVALVNQKRREQFEQAWRETAPELDFVLVDDTARNVMIASDAVLLASGTVALECMLVKRPMVVGYKVKPLTAWLAKRMLKTKYVSLANILADRELVPELLQDDCVPEKLCREVERFLSSDNSALMAEFSRLHQLIKCDADRQAAAAVLKLIGK